The Mustelus asterias chromosome 23, sMusAst1.hap1.1, whole genome shotgun sequence genome window below encodes:
- the LOC144510344 gene encoding cytochrome c oxidase subunit 6B1-like has product MADDIQTKLKNYKTAPFDARFPNQNQTRNCFQNYLDFHRCTKALTAKGADTSACQWFFRVYKSMCPISWVNKWNDQLEAGTFPGKI; this is encoded by the exons ATGGCAGATGATATCCAGACCAAGCTGAAGAATTACAAGACGGCACCTTTTGACGCCAGGTTTCCCAACCAAAACCAAACCAGGAACTGCTTCCAAAATTACCTGG ACTTCCATCGTTGTACTAAAGCTCTAACTGCGAAAGGTGCCGATACCAGTGCGTGCCAATGGTTTTTCAGGGTGTACAAATCAATGTGTCCAATATCATGG GTCAATAAATGGAATGATCAGTTGGAAGCGGGCACCTTCCCTGGAAAAATCTAA